AAATGCGTCGACTCGTACACGGAATTTACAATTGTGTTTAACTTTAACGGTTTTATAAAATGCCTTTCGCTCATAAAGGATTAATGATTACGTTAACAAATAAACGTAGTTTTAAACTATGTTGCTGCGCTGCCCAGTACGCCACCCTCCTTCATTCTCAAATAAAAAGCCATATATGAGATAGCAATTTGGGAATATAGAACCCCAACACTAAAGTTGCTCCAAGGGTGTTTAAAACCCGAATACAACCACGACAAAATCATTTCCATTTTTCGGTTTACATGCAAGTGGGTCATGACTTTCAGAAGGTTTTCTCAATCATATTTAATCCAGTTATCCAGACGAGGATACACCAGAAATCAGTTTCTCTGTCCCGACCCTGACGCAAAGGAAAAAAGTTCTTGGTCTCCATATTTTCCTCGTAATTTTTCATCAACACCCACTTTGATGCTAATCCAGAATGTGCAGCGTTATCAGTGCTGTTCTGAGTCTGGGAATTCACTGTGCCAAACAAAGACTTTAGCGGAAGTGATGTTCTTCTCTGCCTTTGTGTTTGATGATGCCTgtttattttgttgttgtcttaTCGCAGCAAACTTGTTTTCTATGGCTTCTCTGCCTGACGCGTATTTACGAGTTGCTTCTGTGGAAGAGTTTGACTGACTTGATGCTTTCAATTCAATAACAACCTTATCCGTTTCATTGCCATGGTATTGCTCTGGAGTAGATACGGGTTGCTGCGCTGGGCAGGAAAAAGTTTTATTTCTGCCAGAAATCTTTTTGAGGGAGAAAGAGATGCTTTCCCTTGAAAGGCCTTCCCTTGTGTTCCTTTCTCTTACCATTCCATTATGGTTGGTTGGAACATCGACAAAATTCCAACCAACTAGAATGGCAAATGTTTCAAGTTTTTTTGATCGAAAACTAGAATGGCAAATTATAGGTGGTAATGTCATACTTTCTTGGTAGGAATACTTGTGAAAAAAAGTCATGCTAGGTGATCAGCCCATACTTTCTTGGCAAGGATAGGAATACAACCCACGTAAAGCCCCAGACTTACCTCGCGTAAGTCTTACTGTTTCCatctatttttgtatatatacagGAGCAACATGATGAGCAGATCAAGCTAACCATTACGCAGAGAGAAATTAAGTAAGAAGAGAGAGATGGGAATAACAGTATTAAGATGGTTAAGTTTAGTACTCTTCATAGTTGGAACAATTGGAGTAGTTTCAGGAGATGATCAAGGAGGTTGTCAAAGTCAGGTTTCAGGTTTAGCAAAAGAATGTGCACAATATGTACTAAGGACAGGTGCAAAAATTCCACCATCAAAGGCTTGCTGTGAGTTGATTAATACGATTGATATTCCTTGTTTATGTAACCATGCCACTAAAGAGATTGAAGTTATTGTTAGCATGGAAAAGGTTGTTTATGTTACTGGTTTGTGTGGCAAAGCACTTCCTCACGGAAGCAAATGTGGAAGTATATATGCATACCTTTTCTTTCATCCCATATTTTCAATTGGCCTTATTCTTTACTTTTATCTGCTAATAAATATTTTATACTCACAATTGGTTTCAGGTTTTACTATTCCTCCTGCATGAAGGGATTAGCCACAGAAGAAaaggaagaatgagaagaagagagAGTGAGATTCAAGTATCAATATCAAATTATGCATGTCACTGTCGGAGCTGAGGCAGCTGCCTGTTGTTTGTCGTcgtcgttgttttttttttttaagttcaaCTTTTTAATTAGTGTGAATTTGGATGCTCATTTGGAAATTGGCTCACTTGAATCTCTAGTGGTTGCCAGAGTTCAAATTTCTTTCCAGATCAATCGTGTGTCGATCCAAAGAGCATCCTGCAGGTTTAAATTTTCATCTATATTTTCTCCTGTTAGTTTTTGTCATTGTTTGTCAGTCATTTAAATGTTACATGTCAGCTTCTTTCATTTATCTCTCTATCTCCCATTCTCCAGTTACCAGTTCCTATTTCTACATCTGACTGCATAAAACAGTATCACGCTATATTTTGCTAGTTAAACTATAAAGCATGTAAACACTGTAatcagaaaacagaaaacagaaagCAAAGGAACCCAGGAGATTTGTaggaaggaagaaagaaagattGGGACTACGCTGCATCAAAATTCTTGATCAAAAAAACACTTCATGAAAAGGACTTCTCATTTGTTAGTGCTAGATGAACGTGTTGGAAATTCTCATGGTTTGGACACGAAAGAAAACATTCACAAGAATGTGAACCAAAACACGCGCAGAATTTAGTATCCACGTAGCAACCCCTCAAATTTGAGGAGGTCCCTTTGAATTTAGTAATCAACGATAGGTGAGTTTAACCTTTTATTGATGGTTAATTACCAATTTACTGTACCAGATAGTATGTAAACTTTCTCCACTGATACAATTCGTATTAAGATAGATTTTATATTCGTTTACCCACTGGCTATGCCAGAAAAGTCACAGCAATTACGAACGTGTTAACATTTCAGCACAATATGCCCTAACATGCACCATCCTGTTAAATATGAACATCCATAATCATACGCATACAAAACACAATAAGCATGCTGGCAAGAAAGTGATCTATTTAAATATCTCACTGTTGAAAACATAGATTTTATAAATGCCGGAGGTTAAGTTGGAGGTAGCTCCGTGACCTTTTGTTTCAGACTAGCTACATCTGCCTCAGCAAGGGCCATCTCCTCTAGCTCCGCCCTTGCCTTTGGACAGGGGGTTGGTAGGATAAAGAGAATTCATGTAACCATaggacaagaaaaaaaaaaaaaaggaacagtACCAACCTTGTAGTTCATACTGCGTTAATTAGAGAACTGCTTTAGAGACATATCCAGGCCAATCTCCTAATCAGCTCTAAGATCTCTCTCAGCTTGCAACTGCGCTTTCAGTATTGGAACCCGTGGCAATAATCAAAACACAATATATGCCATATTACAGGGATCTTCGCTCACATGCAGGAATATcaattgcaaaaaaaataaaattggtagATACAAATAGCGATAGCGTCTTAGGTTAATGACCAATATTGTTCAGCAAAGTTTGATGAAAAGCACCTGATCATCGTATTTTACCATACGGCCATACCCATACCACCATGTCACAAAAAAAAGAACCACTCTATGTGCACATTCCAACACTTATCCATCTCATATGTACACAGTTGTTCCAAACATAATATATGCTATCTTGATTACACATGTACAGTAGCATTTTACCTTACTCAACCTATCCAGCATCTTGGTTATTTCCTTccaaaattttcaaattcatataGAAAAATATTAAAGAACATGATAAAGGATAAGTAATTGCATACATCTTGTTGGAGTGCTAATCCTCGCTCGTGGAAGCTTGCAATCTTCTCTCTGAAGTTGCTTGGCAAAATCCGATTTCCTGTAGCCTGATAGTGAAGGTGGTCAAACTAAGTAAAGGTTCCCTATATTTCCACCCAGCTCTTTCCAGGATTCTTCCTCAATCCGTTGTCCCTCATCAGCTGACGTGTCAAGTCCCCTAATTTTGTTTTTCCAGCATCGTCATAAATGTTAGCAAGAAGGACATAAACTGCTGGATCTGACGGGTCCAACTCAAGTGCCCGCCTCGCCATGTCTTTCCCCAAAGTCACATTGCCATGTATCCTACAGGAACCCAGCAATGTTTTGTAAATTAAAGCATCTTGCGCAGGCTTCATGTTTTCAATTACAGTCATGGCCTCTTCTAAGCGTCCAGCTCGACCAAGAAGATCA
This portion of the Papaver somniferum cultivar HN1 chromosome 11, ASM357369v1, whole genome shotgun sequence genome encodes:
- the LOC113320847 gene encoding uncharacterized protein LOC113320847, translating into MGITVLRWLSLVLFIVGTIGVVSGDDQGGCQSQVSGLAKECAQYVLRTGAKIPPSKACCELINTIDIPCLCNHATKEIEVIVSMEKVVYVTGLCGKALPHGSKCGSFTIPPA